A window of Gemmatimonadota bacterium contains these coding sequences:
- a CDS encoding alpha-amylase family protein, producing the protein MTSRPVRRAALFGALLLSACTSDPSTGGGTNVVPTRPSLDPTYRASGRTAAGDVFVHLFEWTWPDIAAECETVLGPAGYKAVQVSPPQEHSLVPSRDWSQRYQPVSYSLARSRSGTQAQFVDMVTRCANVGVGIYVDAVINHMTNFPSPGVGSNGTAYTKYSYPGLWTAADFHAPCAVNNFSSAANVQDCELFTLPDLDTGSPAVRQKLADYLIALARLGVAGFRVDAAKHIQQVELDDIFDRVNTTLTAESRPLPYVFLEVSGGSGEAVGEADYYGIGYGTGGATDITEFTVTGLADKFRKVGGQKLAELDPNGPAGAQFSEGAWGLMPSDKAVIFLQNHDTQHNCGISPDDGDIYRLAHVFMLAQPYGYPSVMSSYSFTCPSGNSTGPRSDPDGWTLPVSCIADWATAVDGDWICEHRDPSIRNMVGFRRVVAGTPSTGWWDNDANAIAFSRGDKGFVAINRETTSVTQTVTTPLAPGSYCDRITGGKVGGACVGTTLTVAGDGTITFTLASNRALAIDTSTRL; encoded by the coding sequence ATGACCTCGCGCCCCGTTCGCCGCGCCGCCCTGTTCGGCGCGCTCCTGCTCTCCGCCTGCACGTCGGACCCCTCGACCGGCGGCGGCACCAACGTCGTCCCCACGCGCCCGAGCCTGGACCCGACGTATCGGGCCAGCGGTCGCACCGCCGCCGGCGACGTCTTCGTCCATCTCTTCGAGTGGACCTGGCCCGACATCGCCGCCGAGTGCGAGACGGTCCTCGGCCCCGCGGGCTACAAGGCCGTGCAGGTCTCGCCGCCGCAGGAGCACAGCCTCGTCCCGTCGCGCGACTGGAGCCAGCGCTACCAGCCGGTGAGCTACTCGCTCGCCCGCAGCCGCTCCGGGACGCAGGCGCAGTTCGTGGACATGGTCACACGGTGCGCGAACGTCGGCGTCGGCATCTACGTCGATGCGGTGATCAACCACATGACCAACTTCCCGAGCCCTGGCGTGGGGAGCAACGGCACCGCGTACACCAAGTACAGCTACCCGGGCCTCTGGACCGCTGCCGATTTCCATGCGCCCTGCGCGGTGAACAACTTCTCGAGCGCGGCGAACGTGCAGGACTGCGAGCTGTTCACGCTCCCCGACCTCGACACCGGCTCACCGGCGGTGCGGCAGAAGCTCGCCGACTATCTCATCGCGCTCGCGCGGCTCGGGGTCGCCGGCTTCCGCGTCGATGCGGCGAAGCACATCCAGCAGGTCGAGCTCGACGACATCTTCGACCGCGTCAACACGACGCTCACCGCCGAGTCGCGGCCGCTGCCGTACGTCTTCCTCGAGGTGAGTGGCGGGAGCGGCGAGGCGGTGGGCGAGGCCGACTACTACGGCATCGGCTACGGCACCGGCGGCGCGACCGACATCACCGAGTTCACCGTCACCGGACTCGCCGACAAGTTCCGCAAGGTCGGCGGCCAGAAGCTCGCCGAGCTCGACCCGAACGGTCCCGCAGGCGCGCAGTTCTCCGAGGGCGCGTGGGGCCTCATGCCGTCGGACAAGGCGGTGATCTTCCTCCAGAACCACGACACGCAGCACAACTGCGGCATCAGCCCCGACGACGGCGACATCTACCGCCTCGCGCACGTCTTCATGCTCGCGCAGCCGTATGGCTATCCCTCGGTGATGTCGAGCTACTCGTTCACCTGTCCCTCGGGCAACTCCACCGGCCCGCGTTCGGATCCGGACGGCTGGACGCTCCCGGTGAGCTGCATCGCGGACTGGGCCACGGCGGTGGACGGCGACTGGATCTGCGAGCATCGCGACCCGTCCATCCGGAACATGGTGGGCTTCCGGCGCGTCGTCGCCGGCACGCCGTCGACCGGCTGGTGGGACAACGACGCCAACGCGATCGCCTTCTCGCGCGGGGACAAGGGATTCGTCGCGATCAACCGCGAGACGACGAGCGTGACGCAGACCGTGACGACGCCGCTCGCGCCGGGGAGCTATTGCGATCGGATCACCGGCGGGAAGGTCGGGGGCGCATGCGTCGGCACGACGCTGACGGTCGCGGGCGACGGCACCATCACGTTCACGCTGGCCTCCAACCGGGCGCTGGCGATCGACACGAGCACGCGGCTCTGA
- a CDS encoding VOC family protein produces MSVGAQDIFGGDAGAQPASPGSYGEAPEGHRLPEATRLGRVVLQVADLTRSMRFYEHVLGFRVLSHAEGTAKLAAHASDRVLIELRERKGAKSLGGRGRLGLFHFAILLPDRPSLARFVRHLSEIGARAGAGDHLVSEAFYLNDPDGLGIEVYADRPRDTWQRVGRELMMATDPVDIAGLVAVAGPLQWVGMPNGTAMGHVHLHVGDIARASAFYSDAVGFDRIVWSYPGALFLAAGGYHHHLGTNVWAGADAPSAAEDDARLVEWTIELPTLADVDSAAVNIARGGFALMRDEDDAVARDPWGTQVRLHALGA; encoded by the coding sequence ATGAGCGTTGGGGCGCAGGACATCTTCGGAGGGGACGCGGGCGCTCAGCCGGCGTCGCCCGGCAGTTACGGCGAGGCCCCCGAGGGCCATCGCCTGCCAGAGGCGACGCGGCTCGGCCGCGTGGTGCTCCAGGTCGCGGACCTCACGCGCTCGATGCGCTTCTACGAGCACGTGCTCGGATTCCGCGTCCTGAGCCACGCCGAGGGGACCGCCAAGCTCGCCGCGCACGCGAGTGACCGAGTCCTGATCGAGCTGCGTGAACGGAAGGGGGCGAAGTCACTCGGCGGCCGCGGGCGCCTCGGACTCTTCCACTTCGCGATCCTGCTGCCGGATCGTCCCTCGCTCGCGCGCTTCGTGCGCCACCTGAGCGAGATCGGCGCGCGCGCCGGCGCGGGCGATCATCTCGTGAGCGAGGCGTTCTATCTGAACGATCCTGACGGGCTCGGGATCGAGGTGTACGCGGACCGGCCGCGCGACACCTGGCAGCGCGTCGGTCGCGAGCTCATGATGGCGACCGATCCGGTGGATATCGCCGGGCTCGTCGCGGTCGCCGGGCCATTGCAGTGGGTCGGCATGCCGAACGGCACGGCGATGGGGCATGTCCACCTGCACGTCGGCGACATCGCGCGCGCCTCGGCCTTCTACTCGGACGCGGTGGGCTTCGACCGGATCGTCTGGAGCTACCCCGGGGCACTCTTCCTTGCCGCCGGGGGCTACCATCATCATCTCGGCACGAACGTCTGGGCCGGCGCGGACGCGCCGTCGGCCGCCGAGGACGACGCGCGGTTGGTGGAGTGGACGATCGAGCTGCCGACGCTCGCCGACGTCGACTCGGCCGCGGTGAACATCGCGCGCGGCGGGTTCGCGCTCATGCGCGACGAGGACGACGCGGTCGCGCGCGATCCGTGGGGCACGCAGGTGCGCCTGCACGCGCTCGGGGCCTGA
- a CDS encoding GMC family oxidoreductase — protein MSAPAFDHDWLIIGSGFGGSVSALRLSEKGYRVAVVEAGRRRADDEYAESTWDLRNFLWAPMLGLRGILELSPFKDIFIASGAGVGGGSTVYANTLYRAKPAFFTNPQWAGLRDWARELAPHYDTAERMLGAATVPYPSAGQSLLQEVAAEFGVASTFTRTPVGIFFGDPNREVPDPYFGGDGPPRTGCTRCGACMVGCRVGAKNTLLKNYLWFAERKGAVVIPDRRVTRIVPLGAGDGRDGYRVTTERPGAWFAKDRRTVTARGVIVSAGALGTNRLLLEQKARGALPRLSDRLGELVRTNSESILAISMPDDRGNPWFDVAISASIHPSDDTHIEFCTYGRKGDFMSLLLAPLTGNGTRLTRPVMLLRAILRHPLRALRGLWPVGWSRRSLILLVMQTSDNAIAFRPVRRWLGGIGLRTEQDRAKPNPTFIPVANAVAEWLERRTGGTAHSSVFEATMNIPTTAHILGGAPIGADASTGVVDAKLRAFGYENLMIVDGSTMPANPGVNPSLSITALAEYAMAQVPARGAA, from the coding sequence ATGTCCGCCCCCGCCTTCGACCACGACTGGCTCATCATCGGCTCCGGCTTCGGCGGCAGCGTCTCGGCGCTCCGCCTGAGCGAGAAGGGCTACCGGGTCGCCGTCGTCGAGGCCGGACGCCGCCGGGCCGACGACGAGTACGCCGAGTCCACCTGGGACCTCCGGAACTTCCTCTGGGCCCCGATGCTCGGCCTCCGCGGGATCCTCGAGCTCTCGCCCTTCAAGGACATCTTCATCGCCTCGGGGGCCGGCGTCGGCGGCGGCAGCACGGTCTACGCCAACACGCTCTACCGGGCCAAGCCGGCCTTCTTCACCAATCCGCAGTGGGCCGGCCTGCGCGACTGGGCGCGCGAGCTCGCGCCGCACTACGACACCGCCGAGCGCATGCTCGGTGCGGCCACGGTCCCCTATCCGAGCGCGGGCCAGTCCCTGCTGCAGGAGGTGGCGGCGGAGTTCGGCGTGGCGAGCACCTTCACGCGCACACCGGTCGGGATCTTCTTCGGCGATCCCAATCGCGAGGTCCCCGACCCGTACTTCGGCGGTGACGGGCCGCCCCGCACGGGCTGCACGCGGTGCGGCGCCTGCATGGTGGGCTGCCGCGTCGGCGCGAAGAACACGCTGCTCAAGAACTACCTCTGGTTCGCCGAGCGGAAGGGCGCGGTCGTGATCCCCGATCGCCGCGTGACCCGGATCGTCCCGCTCGGCGCGGGCGATGGACGCGACGGCTATCGCGTCACCACCGAGCGGCCGGGCGCATGGTTCGCGAAGGACCGCCGCACCGTCACGGCGCGCGGCGTCATCGTCTCGGCGGGCGCCCTCGGCACCAACCGGCTCCTGCTCGAGCAGAAGGCGCGCGGCGCGCTCCCGCGCCTGAGCGACCGCCTGGGCGAGCTCGTCCGCACCAACAGCGAGTCGATCCTCGCGATCTCCATGCCCGACGACCGCGGCAACCCGTGGTTCGACGTGGCGATCAGCGCGAGCATCCACCCGAGCGATGACACGCACATCGAGTTCTGCACCTACGGCCGCAAGGGCGACTTCATGTCGCTGCTCCTCGCGCCGCTCACCGGCAACGGTACGCGCCTCACGCGCCCGGTGATGCTGCTGCGCGCGATCCTGCGCCATCCACTGCGCGCCCTGCGCGGACTCTGGCCCGTGGGCTGGAGCCGTCGCTCCCTCATCCTCCTCGTCATGCAGACGAGCGACAACGCGATCGCCTTCCGTCCCGTGCGCCGCTGGCTGGGGGGGATCGGCCTGCGCACCGAGCAGGATCGCGCGAAGCCCAACCCGACGTTCATCCCGGTCGCCAACGCGGTGGCCGAGTGGCTCGAGCGGCGCACGGGCGGCACGGCGCATTCCAGTGTCTTCGAGGCGACGATGAACATCCCGACCACGGCCCACATCCTCGGCGGCGCGCCCATCGGCGCCGACGCGTCGACGGGCGTGGTGGACGCGAAGCTCCGCGCCTTCGGCTACGAGAACCTGATGATCGTGGACGGCTCGACGATGCCGGCGAACCCGGGCGTGAACCCGTCGCTCAGCATCACCGCGCTGGCCGAGTACGCGATGGCGCAGGTGCCGGCGCGAGGTGCCGCGTGA